The following proteins are encoded in a genomic region of Gymnogyps californianus isolate 813 chromosome 19, ASM1813914v2, whole genome shotgun sequence:
- the APOH gene encoding beta-2-glycoprotein 1 codes for MYSRALLACLVALSHCALAAKVCPRPPEVLFATVDVNKSVYEVGEEIEYTCRPGFVPNNGQRKYTCLPTGKWPLNTLLCLPKRCPSPGPLQHGKMDFIDHHYQSSISFSCEPGYNLVGTRTSQCMADGKWSGTLPQCQPVTCAPPSLPEFGVLSYRHLKPGNIFKFLDTITFECVPPLALIGNETATCMPNGNWSSIPECKVVTCPTPTGIENGFIELVVRRTYHYNESISFGCHSSYVLDGPKHSRCEKTGNWSTKPTCKGPCKIPVKKAVVLYNGEKKRVQNDLKEGIQHGETISFFCKNKEQSCAYTVAVPCVDGNLTLPACFKERGFFSSLVKKDPSDMKPCEDQA; via the exons ATGTACTCCCGGGCGCTGCTCGCGTGCCTAGTTGCTCTGAGCCACTGTGCTCTTGCAGCGAAAG tctGTCCCAGGCCACCAGAAGTGCTATTTGCCACAGTTGATGTAAACAAAAGCGTGTATGAAGTGGGTGAGGAAATAGAATATACCTGTAGGCCCGGGTTCGTCCCCAATAACGGCCAAAGGAAGTACACCTGCCTCCCGACCGGCAAGTGGCCTCTCAATACGCTGTTATGCCTAC CAAAGAGATGTCCCAGTCCTGGACCCTTGCAGCAtggaaaaatggattttatagACCACCACTATCAGAGTTCTATAAGTTTTTCATGTGAACCAGG TTACAACCTCGTTGGGACAAGAACGAGCCAATGCATGGCAGATGGAAAGTGGAGTGGAACTCTTCCACAGTGTCAAC CGGTGACTTGTGCACCTCCCTCACTTCCTGAATTTGGAGTCCTTTCTTACCGTCACTTAAaacctggaaatatttttaagttccTGGACACAATTACTTTTGAATGTGTACCTCCTCTCGCACTTATTGGGAATGAGACAGCTACCTGCATGCCCAACGGGAACTGGAGCAGCATTCCAGAGTGCAAGG TTGTCACATGCCCCACTCCAACAGGAATAGAAAATGGATTCATAGAGTTGGTTGTTCGTAGAACATATCACTATAATGAAAGCATCAGCTTCGGCTGCCACTCCAGCTACGTGCTGGACGGACCTAAGCATTCCCGATGTGAAAAGACTGGAAACTGGTCCACAAAGCCAACCTGTAAAG GACCATGTAAAATACCAGTTAAGAAAGCTGTGGTATTATACAATGGCGAGAAGAAAAGAGTTCAGAACGACCTTAAGGAAGGCATTCAGCATGGTGAAACTATATCCTTCTTCTGCAAGAATAAAGAACAATCCTGTGCCTATACCGTAGCTGTTCCATGTGTGGATGGCAACCTTACTCTCCCCGCCTGTTTCAAAG AACGTggctttttttcatctcttgtgAAGAAGGACCCATCAGACATGAAACCATGTGAAGATCAAGCATGA